From the genome of Nicotiana sylvestris chromosome 1, ASM39365v2, whole genome shotgun sequence:
tctaaagaataaaccacagaaaaatattttgaattttcatttgatatcttgaTTACCTAAAAGAGAAACTCCGAAAATAAATCAAAGGTAAAGTATGTtgtctttttttctcttctatgtacaatatcctaaagaaaataaaaagttttttttttcatttttcactaatttcccaaagatacttctcaaaagaaaatctttttagattttgaattaacaccttaaaaaaagtttttaaagaagtactaaaagaaaattctctttttgttttggaattttggtcctaatatacttaaaggaaacataaaaacaattcattttaagccctagatattaattgcctaaaggaaaaataacctcaaatttttttcttattttttaatttctagaattagtaatctaaagaaaacttataacggaaatataaaatgcaatatctcttttttctggatttttaagTTACAACACatgtttttcaaatataaagaagaaaatacaataacaaaagacttgacattattgtacaaaactagaaagtaaaagatagacataaaatgaagaacggaCTCAaaccataaaaataaaacaaatctccttaagcaactcctgattgagcgatcctgactggatggtcacggggtgtctgtcatgctcaaactccggtaaataaatccacacctatatgagaaaactttaaaccaacactatgtgagacaataacactccctactggacacatgcaagacatgattgaggctatttttgcaaaatggcttatttggccaaaaggtggctagaagtgcaaaatttggctaagaccccgcaaagccaagaacataATATTTACTAgtaagaccggaccctatgtgggttgcctacgtatcccgccccgagagacgagaattaggttcgcgtagttcgggctgataGGATACGGGCGAGACGAaaaaaaataacaactaatttagagaaaatatgtttttttttctttctctctttttttttgaaaaaatgatgaaacatgtaaactcttttttttattttctttttccctttttttgatttttgatttttgaaaaatgatgaaaaagtataaaaatcttttgaattttctaagctctttttttttctcttaacaaaatgtaacagaaaacataattaggccccactcgctttatcttcactcttcaccctctttttttttcttctttttttatttttttttcatttgccctcaactatcattagtccgccaaatgatccttttacctcgaagaaatgcaacatgtagcacataggatgcatcaagatggtctgttattttgggtacacctgtcctaaacggacccaacccctgtgttgagtccctaaagtcaaaatgcacatgatgcaaacaagcgttcctactagggatccggcatgaggtattgttatactaggtttaaaacctaggtttatttgttctagacctggcttacctgagtggacaactcgagccgagggggggctgcgtaccggtaaccaaaagatcatccgattttgcaacttgtccgaacctcgttctatttggaataggacattaacagaaagaagtcacgaccagcgtgcactcctcaagagagagaagagagggattttgtaacagtttatatatacagttcagataatatcaaagcgacaaatgcaacatttagcacattaggcccaaacatgtaataaaatcagataataaacaaagccagatataacaattattataagctcgaattctgaaccctgaatcaaaagttctgggttcttggtccccagcagagtcgccagagctgttacctacacccgcaagggcataagagagtttttccaattaaaggacaatcgaaacgggatttattattaaagatttagagtcgccacttgggagatttatggtgtcccaagtcaccggttgaatcccgaatcgaggaaaagattgactctgtattacagtccgtgaaccagaaatctgagtaagaaattctgttaacccgggagaaggtgttaggcattcccgagttctgtggttctagcacggtcgctcaactgttatatttggcttaaattatctgattttaacaattatgaacatatgtgcaaattttaaccttaaccgcttttattcatttttaaagaaaattgcaatgtcattaaaacaagtcttgaaccgcgtgacataaatgcacccgtggtttttggacatactttaacatcgttgggatttagatttgggtcacataaatgcgcacccgagtttagggaggtaatgttattaaaatacgcgcctaaagagactaacgcattattattttggggaaggccgtgaaattcgctaaacgacccgtcccgaaatctaagtattttaatatatacaattatcgagggccccgaaatttatgtgttttgtttagtgaggctcatcccgttttattattttaagtgCAAACCAAGAGCaatctatagttttctacttaatttgtctctaaaataaaagaaagggcctaattaatttgttactggactgatgcaaactaagtaatatttttgcaccaacatccgaccattgggctccgatgtgagcccagcagagggaatttaaaaccagatatacaccataaaatcggctaaaacagaccttggcccaggcctaaatgagaaaggggccaaaactggcctgggtcgtgcatcaattatcctgaggtccaaacgtttagggactagcctgttaagccctgtcttttacactaaatggaatttcaatttaattaagaacacaaatctgatgaatctactactaaaattaactagccagtaaaataaattcaatgcaacattaaacatgagttggaaagcaactgatttcagatttcatgacccacgtaaactgcctatgatcacaatttcaaacatggtgcatactagttcaaatttcaaattccctactatgactcatttttattaaaatgctgactcatgaactttgattaaacactaacgtgaccacatatgagaattgaaactcgagaattaaggatgctggacgaaaatggattgcctaaattaaccttacgaattacatatctcatatctacttttaactttctgatttcgaacccacacacaaccactcaaactcagaattatagattaactcacatcatcactactaaatataaagctcccatgatcagaagaagtaTCACACTACTTTAAAAGTCTACAGCCTAATTAATTACAGCTTGAAAATACCATTTATATAGATCTAGGAAAACcggaaattaactaaactaatagaaactattctgttagtccaacatggaattattacaacgaatactcaacgaaactcatatgcatttctaaATATGTAGCACACACTTAACGGTTCAAATGCACAAACTTATAATTAACAGTCCATCAGTACGGTTATTACAgtataatgaaagcagtaaatcaacaataggcctccacttcaacaacaataggcctccacttcattcattttcaactggatattttcatacatcgagtttcaggacatgtacctggtatgtagaacagaaaaatggggtaagcaatcagcaacagcaaacaacaaaatacagcaGAAGAAAGCCCAACatagtagcttcaacacctcaatccagaaatcccagcaacacggagaaaaccagtaaaaatggagaaaaaaatagtccggaaatctctATTTGTTTTAcctttctagctttgaactctctctagtgttcttccgctctcaatatttcagaaaatttggttctatcttttttactctctccaaaatgaattctcctctcttctttttttcttttcctatttatagcaaaattttcgagatttttcagaatttcttttaaaaaatattttattattttattattttttaattaaaagaaatcccatttacaaattgcttttattttttttataaaaagaaatcccacctttctttacttttatttttcaaattccaactttaattacttttatcttatttaaaatcctacttttttactttttaaaagagaattccactttatttaactattctaaaaaaataatccactttcttttggttttattttaaaaatgctactttcttttactttaaatttttttaattttcagatacctttatatttgttttttaattccaactttcttttactttttatttttttaaaatttccacaaaactttacttttattttttaaattttctactttcttttactttttaaaagagaattccacctacttttacttatTCATTCAAtacttccttttttttattttttaaatcactcctgaaaattaaaaaaaattaatattttttcggaattttttttattatttaataataaaaataaaaataaaaataaaataatattaataggaATAATTCAcctttaaaattttgtatttttaccctataatgaaaagtgtaacaaagctaaaaattgtaggttaaaacccttaaaatatttacatagaagaagtgataaaaaaatttaaatattatcaaaaattaggtgctcacacggggtttagtggagctagaagggAATTTCATCAAAAGGAACgtggactgccagaatgctgagggaaacgaaggtggGCACCTGGCTAGAGCCTACCTGCTGCTGCGACTTCGTGAGTTGGTGAAGCTATTCGATGGAGCCAAaaatgccgagtctggggaaggtccttctgggaccaaatatataagagttttttctttttctttaggaatgtaataaggccaatgaccattagtgacatttaattttctgctattttagtatggttttgggattcgtcttattttttatcaataaaatgaggcatttaacaatataagttctccaaatcaacttgtcgctaggcctacctctggcacaacgaggctcccaaattaggacacgatttatattcttgcactatgtgtttaaatattgcaacgttttcttctcataatcctcactaacttgttacctttttgtttttttactttttgctttattcccctccccaaaggttagttcgtgcactctggcatcatcatcttactgcacaagatccaagggccctccacctcctccgagtcctatcagaaacagaaacaaaggaaaaatggaagatttaagcaacaccagaaaggagaactcagtcgaaagggtagaggttcctcagggtattcaggtttccaaggaaagtgccgCCGAACTCGAAcagaagttgttgaaatttcaagaagaactggatcaagttcggaacttggcaagcttgtcattttccctcaccaccccagatgtcagTTTCCCAAACGCCCAAaatcccacacctccacaaaacattcCAAAAACACAAAACCACttcgctcctcaccaccactacaaCACTTGCCACACATCCAACAATACCCCCACTGCTCATCCTGGAACctgtgaactccacaaatgaccattctTACCCTCATCACAATACCCCCATTTATGTGAAAACTATGCCGCATTATACTGAAACCATTTcaaacacacccgagtctgataaTAAGGACTCTCATATCAAGAATCTGGtagaagaactcaagaagctgactagtagaattcagggcgtcgagggaagtaaggggattgaagggctGAATTATGAAGACCTTTGCATTCAACCCAATTTCGagctgcccgaggggtacaaacctcctaagttcaacaTGTTTGACGGTACCGGGGATCCGAGAGTTCAtctgagaacatactgcgacaagctagtcggagtagggaaagacgaaaagattcgcatgaaactcttcatgaggagtctaaagggagatgctctatcttggaaCATCAGCCAAGACCCaaagaagtggtcgaattgggtaagtatggtgtccgatttcatggactggttcaggttcaatatggaaaatgcgccagatgtgttctacatccagaacttgaagaagaaacccacGGAGatatttcgcgagtatgctactcgttggagatcagaggttgctaaggtcagaccagctttaaaagaagaacaaatgaacaggtttttcgtccgACCTCAAGACACGCAGTActatgagaggttgatgttgattgaaggCCAAATATTTTCctacatcatcaagctaggggagaAGATcaaggaaggtatcaaaagtggtatggtcactaactttgaagctttgcaggctaccaacaaggctctacagtctggtggcacgtccaagaaaagggatgtgagcgccgtgatggttgcacagaggacAAATTCcccaatcaaataccaaacctacctagtacctccactcacatatcaacctaccccaaattaccaagcactctcgccctcttaccaagctccaccacctacttaccaatcatctccacctcccacatatcaacctacttcacccagatattcccaacatGCACATGTCTACCAGGACTATAATACTCAACCCTCtcattatcaatcacctcccacttgccaaaactttcctagacctcaaccaaatttcGACCACAGACCTTCCAAACAATACACCGCCATCGCGGAACCGATtgaccagctatatgaaaggctcaaagctgctagttatgtcacccccattcctGCTATAACTCCTAAAAATCCTTCCCAacgggtcaacccaaacaaaacttatgcataccattccggcatgaaggggcataccattgatgagtgccgctctctgaaggataagatccaagctttgattgacaacaagattattgtggcgaAGGAGCATGCTCCGAACTTCCgtaacaaccctctaccagaccacaagaGTGGAGGCATTCATATGATTGAGgtagaagatgattgggaccccaagggatcgattgGGTTAATAATAGAAGGTGACaagccaaagaaaccaacagtcacccttaatccgattgtggtccagatgccgaggtgaacatgtccataccacttgatcTTGAAACACCATCTTCCGCCAAGACGCCAACaacaattgaggtcgagtttgggtccctaAAGGCAcctgcaccatttgaggttgctgtATTACCTCCCAAAGCAAGGGTT
Proteins encoded in this window:
- the LOC138876080 gene encoding uncharacterized protein, producing the protein MPHYTETISNTPESDNKDSHIKNLVEELKKLTSRIQGVEGSKGIEGLNYEDLCIQPNFELPEGYKPPKFNMFDGTGDPRVHLRTYCDKLVGVGKDEKIRMKLFMRSLKGDALSWNISQDPKKWSNWVSMVSDFMDWFRFNMENAPDVFYIQNLKKKPTEIFREYATRWRSEVAKVRPALKEEQMNRFFVRPQDTQYYERLMLIEGQIFSYIIKLGEKIKEGIKSGMVTNFEALQATNKALQSGGTSKKRDDYNTQPSHYQSPPTCQNFPRPQPNFDHRPSKQYTAIAEPIDQLYERLKAASYVTPIPAITPKNPSQRVNPNKTYAYHSGMKGHTIDECRSLKDKIQALIDNKIIVAKEHAPNFRNNPLPDHKSGGIHMIEVEDDWDPKGSIGLIIEGDKPKKPTVTLNPIVVQMPR